The genomic region tagctcctagtggtttacccgtGCCGCGTCATcggccgtactgaaaactcattatgcaagatgcatcagccaatcagggcacgcctgcccctatatatgacccgtgagcccagagaacgtcctccctttttattcagcaaCAGTTTGTTGAATTCGTTTGATTACTCTACAGCCTGACAATATTTTTGCCGTCGAATTTCTTCAACTCAACGttctcaacatgaacaaatactTCGCCGCCGCGTGCCGCTGCGCCGACCTGTCTTCAGACCAGGATCCGCACTCCGCTTGTGTTTCCTGCCTGGGTCCGGCACATGCTCGTGACGGTCTCACTGATCCCCCGGCTTGCTCCTCCTGCGCCGTCCTGTCCCTCCCTACACGTGTAGAGAGGGCAGCCTACTTTGAACAGGAGGTGGAAGTCCCCGCCGTGCTGAGCTCCTCCGAGGACAACGACGAGGACGACGTGTTATCAGTGGAGGACGGTTCTACGCAGAGCCGCGCTCCCCTGACCCAAGCGAGCTCGCTGCCTTCCCACGTGGGCTGTGGTGGCGGTTCccacgtctctccttctctccggGGAGAACTCGAGGACGACTTCTCTTCAGCTGCCTCTCTCCGTCCGCCCCCTCTCCGCGTGGAGTTTGCGGGTATGATTGAGAGAGCAGCTCTACGCATCCAGCTGCCCTTGCCTCCTCTGCCTACACCTAAACAGCCTTCGGATATGTCCTTCGGTTCCTGGGCTGAGCGAGTGAAACCGGTGGACTCCCCTGCTCCTGAAGTCCTTGGTTTTAAGGGCTTCGCCGAGGGCTCCTGGTCTGCTCCAGCTTCTGCCAGGGCGCCTGTCAGATCCTACGCTACTTTCACCAAGGTCCAGGGTCGTCTCGCCCCCATCAGCTCTGCCACTCCGCCGTTGGAACCCGAGCTGGCCGCTCACTTCCTTCCTTCCTGGGGATGGTCCGGCAAGAAGCCTGCCTTGCCTTCTACCAAGGACCGCTTTTCAGGACAGCTTTGGGACAAGGTGTACGTTCTGGGATCTCAAGCCCTGGCCGCGGCGCACAACGTTGCTCTGCTCGCGTCAGCGTCTTCCCACATCTTGGACCGTTCATCTTCCCCGTCGTCACGTGACGTCGAGGAAGTAGCAGCTAACCTTAAGGCTATCCTCCACCTTAACCAGGCTCAGACTGTCTGCGCTGGGCGCTCTGTGGCGTCGGCCGTCGTCGGTCACCGTCATCTGtggctctccctctcctctctacgTGAGTGTGATCGTGCACCCCTCCTCAACGCTCCTCTCTCCCAGGAGGGCTTGTTCGGCGACGCTGTCCACACGGCCATAGCGTCTTTTAAGAAGACTGACGAGGGACGGAAGGAGCTATCCCGGCACCTTCCTTTAGTCGGTTCATCTGCCCGACGGTCCTACTCCTCTTCTCA from Esox lucius isolate fEsoLuc1 chromosome 5, fEsoLuc1.pri, whole genome shotgun sequence harbors:
- the LOC117594523 gene encoding uncharacterized protein LOC117594523, coding for MNKYFAAACRCADLSSDQDPHSACVSCLGPAHARDGLTDPPACSSCAVLSLPTRVERAAYFEQEVEVPAVLSSSEDNDEDDVLSVEDGSTQSRAPLTQASSLPSHVGCGGGSHVSPSLRGELEDDFSSAASLRPPPLRVEFAGMIERAALRIQLPLPPLPTPKQPSDMSFGSWAERVKPVDSPAPEVLGFKGFAEGSWSAPASVHTAIASFKKTDEGRKELSRHLPLVGSSARRSYSSSHRQGSSAKRRQRRHVSATASAAAPAPPATASAPAPPLVRCRLPAPKLSVPWPSKKPRPS